The nucleotide window ATCTTAAATATTGTAACATTATAGCTAAATAATACACATATAGCAGAACTTCTAAACTAATCAAAAATAACTATGAAAATTTTTAAAACTACTTTGTTAATCTGTATAATGTTATTGTTTGTAAATTGTAATACAATTGTTGAAGGCAAATCTGATTTTCACCCTGATTTTAAAGTGGGAAAAACTGGATTTGAAAAAGAGCTAAAGAAACAAATCAATTTTGATGATTTAGCAATTGGAACTTACTACACAAAGAAAAATAATATTTCTGAAGAAAGGGGCTTAAACCTTACTTTTAAGTTTGCAGAACAAGAATTACCTAATAAAGAGGAATCGAATAATGATTCTGAATTTATAGTATCTAAAGTAAAAGAGTATTTATTAAATTTAGACAATTATGATTACGTAAATATTATCTTCGAAAATGAGAGAGAAGAAGGGGATATTACAAAATCTTCTAGAATTAAAATTAAAAAAGAACTATAACCAAACTAACATGAAACTAAGCATACAGAATTTAACGAAAACGTATAAAAACGGAGTAAAAGCAATCGATAATTTAAGCATCGAAATTGGTACAGGTATGTTTGGTCTTTTAGGGCCAAATGGAGCAGGTAAATCTTCATTAATGAGAACTATTGCAACTTTACAAGCTCCTGATTCAGGTAGTATTACTTTTGGTGATATTAATGTGTTAGAAGATAACATGTCTTTAAGAAAGGTATTGGGTTATCTGCCTCAATCTTTTGGTGTGTATCCAAAAATGTCTGCAGAAGATTTGTTAGATTATTTTGCAACGTTAAAAGGTGTTGCTAAAAAGTCTGATCGTGAAAAATTGGTAAAAGAAGTTTTAGAAATTACAAATTTATATGATGTAAGACACAAACATGTTGCAGGTTATTCTGGAGGTATGAAACAACGTTTTGGCATTGCTCAATTACTTTTAAATAATCCAAAATTAATTATTGTTGATGAACCAACTGCAGGTTTAGATCCTGCTGAAAGACATCGATTTTTAAATGTTTTAAGAGAAGTAGGTACCAATTGTACTGTAATTTTTTCTACGCATATTGTAGAAGATGTTAAAGAACTATGTAATGAAATGGCCATTTTAAATGGTGGTAAAATTTTAAAGCATACCACTCCTCAAGAAGCAACTGCAGAATTGCAAGGTAAAATTTGGATAAAAATTATAGAAAGAGATGATTTAGAAGCAAATGAAAAAATGTTCTCTATTTTATCATCAAATTATAACCAAGACAATACACTAAATATTAGAGTGCATGCAGAAGAAAAGCCAGCTGAAGAATTTGTTGAAGCAACTCCTCAATTAGATGATGTTTATTTTATTGCTTTAAAACAAGATGAACCAGAGTTAGCTTAAGGGGTTCTTAGGTTTTTGAATTGTAAAAAATGTAATCTAAAAACCTACTGAGCTAAAGCTTTACTATCCACGAAATCAAATCATCTAATAATCAAATCATCAAAAAAATGTTTTCTACAATATA belongs to Polaribacter dokdonensis and includes:
- a CDS encoding ABC transporter ATP-binding protein produces the protein MKLSIQNLTKTYKNGVKAIDNLSIEIGTGMFGLLGPNGAGKSSLMRTIATLQAPDSGSITFGDINVLEDNMSLRKVLGYLPQSFGVYPKMSAEDLLDYFATLKGVAKKSDREKLVKEVLEITNLYDVRHKHVAGYSGGMKQRFGIAQLLLNNPKLIIVDEPTAGLDPAERHRFLNVLREVGTNCTVIFSTHIVEDVKELCNEMAILNGGKILKHTTPQEATAELQGKIWIKIIERDDLEANEKMFSILSSNYNQDNTLNIRVHAEEKPAEEFVEATPQLDDVYFIALKQDEPELA